The following coding sequences are from one Wenzhouxiangella sp. AB-CW3 window:
- a CDS encoding MtrB/PioB family decaheme-associated outer membrane protein, whose translation MKRRYLQLSTLLPASLPLALLTPSLAAEQVTVEELSPFIARYSSVEVGLGHVSDSGTRLGRFSGLGDDGFFAVLGLDWIQAAEFDSDRPVTIRLRAEDLGLDVRTVRLDYRQHGAFGVYAEYDERSARFIDDAVTVYREPAQGQRNLPADWVAATSTAGMNVLLPSLGEFDVSSDRRSVAAGGDARFAERWQISTDFRQEDRDGHRAMAAMFGPTGGTPRAAFLPVPTDYRTREVDLALNYADRQRQFRVRYHASLFDNNQPNLIFANPFAAIGGWHPSAGYPDGAGQMALPPDNTFHQIGIGGSHLFSPRLTFSGEAAFGQMRQDDDFLNYTINPALIESIVQGLPRASLDGRIDTTAINLRLAGRPNQRFNWTASYRLDDRDNRTPMGEFVYIGSDSQLQDAGETSSRRRYNLPYDYRDQRLRLAGNWRLAQSTRLQGVAEHRRIDRSFTARERTDEDRLELGFRHAFGQRLTAGINLEWADRSGSTYDGAVGFRAGHSEAYVDTVPGGWGELPALRLYHLADRRRQGVNVNAAITPNDDWSITLQGGTSKDDFHRSEIGLVEAGNDLFAADVSYSPSRHWSAHAFITHERIRSDQDGFSFRGGGFRADDLASPDRWWQARHRDRVDTLGLGMSRLLMNERLELRADYVHADARAGIDVQSGPALDTEPLPDLTSRRHTLNLAARYQINEQLSLRARWWFERYQSADWALDDVGPNQLADIILPGETSYNDRVNVLMLSLIHRWQ comes from the coding sequence ATGAAACGGCGATACCTGCAGCTCTCCACTCTTCTCCCGGCCAGCCTTCCGCTCGCACTGCTGACCCCGTCACTGGCCGCCGAGCAAGTCACCGTCGAAGAACTCTCGCCTTTCATTGCCCGCTACAGCTCGGTCGAAGTCGGCCTGGGCCATGTCAGCGATTCCGGAACCCGGCTGGGACGTTTCAGCGGACTGGGAGATGATGGATTCTTCGCCGTGCTGGGCCTGGACTGGATACAGGCCGCCGAATTCGACAGCGACCGGCCGGTCACCATCCGCCTGCGCGCCGAAGACCTCGGCCTGGATGTGCGCACGGTGCGCCTGGACTATCGCCAGCATGGCGCCTTCGGCGTCTATGCCGAGTATGACGAGCGCAGCGCACGCTTCATTGATGATGCCGTCACCGTCTACCGCGAGCCGGCACAAGGCCAACGAAACCTGCCGGCCGACTGGGTAGCCGCCACATCCACCGCTGGAATGAACGTTCTGCTGCCTTCACTCGGTGAGTTCGACGTCAGCAGCGACCGCCGCAGCGTGGCCGCCGGTGGCGATGCCCGTTTCGCCGAACGCTGGCAGATCAGCACCGACTTTCGCCAGGAAGACCGCGACGGCCATCGCGCCATGGCCGCCATGTTCGGACCCACCGGCGGCACACCACGCGCGGCCTTCCTGCCCGTCCCCACCGACTACCGGACCCGCGAAGTCGATCTGGCCCTGAACTATGCCGACCGCCAGCGTCAATTTCGCGTGCGCTATCACGCCTCGCTGTTCGACAACAATCAGCCGAACCTGATCTTTGCCAACCCCTTTGCCGCCATCGGCGGCTGGCACCCGTCGGCCGGCTATCCCGACGGTGCCGGCCAGATGGCCCTGCCGCCGGACAACACCTTTCACCAGATCGGCATCGGCGGCAGTCACCTCTTCTCGCCCCGTCTCACGTTCAGTGGCGAAGCAGCCTTTGGGCAGATGCGCCAGGATGACGATTTCCTCAACTACACCATCAACCCGGCGCTGATCGAAAGCATCGTGCAGGGACTGCCCCGCGCCTCGCTGGACGGACGCATCGACACCACGGCCATCAACCTGCGCCTGGCCGGCAGACCAAACCAGCGCTTCAACTGGACGGCCAGCTACCGTCTCGACGACCGCGACAACCGCACCCCCATGGGCGAATTCGTCTACATCGGCTCCGACAGCCAGCTCCAGGACGCCGGCGAGACCTCATCGCGGCGGCGCTACAACCTGCCCTACGACTACCGCGACCAGCGCCTCAGGCTGGCCGGCAACTGGCGACTGGCCCAATCCACCCGCCTGCAAGGTGTCGCCGAACATCGCCGCATCGACCGCAGCTTCACCGCGCGCGAACGCACCGACGAAGACCGCCTTGAACTGGGCTTCAGACACGCCTTCGGCCAAAGACTGACAGCCGGCATCAACCTGGAATGGGCCGATCGCAGCGGCAGCACCTATGACGGCGCAGTGGGATTCAGGGCGGGGCATTCCGAAGCCTATGTCGACACCGTCCCCGGTGGCTGGGGCGAACTGCCCGCCCTGCGCCTGTATCACCTCGCCGACCGCCGTCGCCAGGGCGTGAACGTCAACGCCGCCATCACCCCCAATGACGACTGGTCCATCACCCTGCAAGGCGGCACCAGCAAGGATGATTTCCACCGTTCCGAAATCGGCCTGGTCGAGGCCGGCAACGACCTGTTCGCCGCCGATGTCAGTTACTCGCCGTCCCGGCACTGGTCAGCCCATGCCTTCATTACCCATGAGCGCATCCGCTCCGACCAGGACGGCTTCAGCTTCCGCGGCGGCGGCTTTCGTGCCGACGACCTGGCCAGCCCCGACCGCTGGTGGCAGGCCCGCCACCGCGACCGCGTCGACACCCTGGGACTGGGTATGAGCCGCCTGCTGATGAACGAACGCCTGGAACTGCGCGCCGACTACGTCCACGCCGACGCCCGCGCCGGCATCGACGTGCAATCCGGCCCGGCCCTGGACACCGAGCCCCTGCCCGACCTCACCAGCCGCCGCCACACGCTCAACCTGGCCGCGCGTTACCAAATCAACGAACAACTGTCGCTGCGAGCTCGCTGGTGGTTCGAACGCTACCAGAGCGCCGACTGGGCCCTGGACGACGTCGGCCCCAACCAGCTCGCCGACATCATCCTGCCCGGAGAGACCAGCTACAACGACCGCGTCAACGTCCTGATGCTATCGCTGATCCATCGCTGGCAGTAA
- a CDS encoding DmsE family decaheme c-type cytochrome, with the protein MRKTLTVLMALGALTVGINTPAEDIYIDVPGHVANCLRCHDGGDDHPVLEIFASPHAVLADPHTRFAKDGCAACHGESIDHSRLPAPAGGEPAEIAFRGPHRSDTETLNKTCMNCHAGADMMHWHGSDHDFKDMACVDCHTIHTRSDPAMDHRGQIKNCTSCHTEQHAEMHRAFAHPVREGQVTCTDCHNPHGGSGPSDLKTMTVNENCYSCHAEKRGPFLWEHQPVREDCTQCHQPHGSVHRDLLVQRTPFLCQQCHMGQFHPSAALSGTGLPSDEIPSGSRSLIGRDCMSCHVQVHGSNHPSGVGQTR; encoded by the coding sequence ATGCGCAAGACACTCACGGTTCTGATGGCACTCGGCGCACTGACCGTCGGCATAAACACTCCGGCCGAAGACATCTACATCGACGTCCCCGGGCATGTCGCCAACTGCCTGCGCTGCCACGATGGCGGCGACGACCATCCAGTCCTCGAAATCTTCGCCTCACCACACGCCGTACTGGCCGACCCGCATACCCGATTCGCCAAGGATGGCTGCGCGGCCTGTCACGGCGAGAGCATCGATCACTCGCGCCTGCCCGCACCAGCCGGCGGTGAGCCGGCCGAGATTGCCTTTCGCGGCCCGCACCGCTCCGACACCGAGACCCTCAACAAGACCTGCATGAACTGCCATGCCGGCGCCGACATGATGCACTGGCATGGCAGCGATCACGACTTCAAGGACATGGCCTGCGTGGACTGCCACACCATCCACACCCGCTCCGACCCGGCCATGGATCATCGCGGTCAGATCAAGAACTGCACCAGTTGCCACACCGAGCAGCATGCAGAAATGCATCGCGCCTTCGCCCATCCGGTGCGCGAAGGCCAGGTCACCTGCACCGACTGTCATAACCCGCATGGCGGCAGCGGACCCTCCGACCTCAAGACCATGACAGTCAACGAAAACTGCTACAGCTGCCACGCCGAAAAGCGCGGACCTTTCCTGTGGGAGCATCAGCCGGTGCGCGAAGACTGTACCCAATGTCACCAGCCCCACGGCTCGGTACACCGCGACCTGCTCGTGCAGCGAACACCGTTTTTGTGTCAGCAGTGCCACATGGGCCAGTTCCACCCGTCCGCGGCGCTGAGCGGCACCGGCCTGCCCAGTGACGAGATTCCTTCCGGATCACGATCACTGATCGGTCGCGACTGCATGAGCTGCCACGTACAGGTCCACGGCTCCAACCACCCCTCCGGGGTAGGACAGACCCGCTAG
- a CDS encoding cytochrome b5 domain-containing protein, protein MKKLTYTLFVAFWASVLTVAALHAMDKKDADKSNGDELPAYTWEEIEQHDSLDSCWKVIKGKVYDFTDYIPDHPTPPSVMERWCGKESTDAMRTKGYGRDHSAAAWAMIDDYLIGTVAED, encoded by the coding sequence ATGAAAAAGCTGACCTATACCCTGTTCGTCGCCTTCTGGGCATCGGTGCTGACCGTTGCTGCCCTGCATGCCATGGACAAGAAGGACGCCGACAAGAGCAACGGCGATGAGTTACCCGCCTACACCTGGGAAGAGATCGAACAGCATGATTCTCTCGACAGTTGCTGGAAAGTCATCAAAGGCAAGGTCTACGACTTTACCGACTACATTCCCGACCACCCCACCCCGCCATCGGTCATGGAGCGATGGTGCGGCAAGGAATCCACCGACGCAATGCGCACCAAGGGTTATGGCCGCGATCACTCGGCGGCTGCCTGGGCGATGATCGACGACTACCTGATCGGAACGGTAGCAGAGGACTAG
- a CDS encoding ferric reductase-like transmembrane domain-containing protein: MTARTARTTVWLLVLVPVLFVLMGFGLSDLASPAAVLNALGRLTGVAGLALLLLAAALSARVPGFDQPFGGLTRLWHTHHLLGAWSLILLLLHPILLAFSAAAHGTGTAFQTLFPPLSDIATWSGWLALVLMMVFLAPSFHFFGRPDYERWKLVHRLAGPAVILALVHTFYFSRTMPGWADVAIWSAFAALAVGAVVWRFVFSRRIGRLSYRVSALDKPANNVVELTLEPGKRRLEYQAGNFVYLAPFDRELDDGYAEEHPYTLSSSPREKQLRIAIKDLGDASRAIQDIRVGSKVTVEGPYGRFFKSPDRIKIPEFWVAGGIGITPFLARMRHLKALEEPANAHLVFCVQDEARAIFLEELTELAESLPDFHLHMHYFYQQGPISQQYLESACPDLATREIYICGPTPLNHLIQRHARAAGVPLARIHTEEFELL; the protein is encoded by the coding sequence ATGACTGCTCGAACAGCAAGGACGACAGTCTGGCTACTGGTGCTTGTGCCGGTGCTGTTCGTGCTGATGGGGTTCGGGCTGTCCGACCTGGCCTCGCCAGCCGCCGTCCTGAATGCCCTGGGCAGGCTGACCGGTGTTGCCGGGCTGGCGCTCTTGCTGCTGGCCGCCGCGCTCAGCGCCAGGGTCCCGGGCTTCGATCAGCCCTTTGGCGGGCTGACCCGGCTGTGGCATACCCATCACCTGCTTGGCGCCTGGTCGCTGATCCTGCTACTGCTCCATCCCATTCTGCTGGCCTTTTCGGCGGCCGCCCATGGCACCGGCACCGCGTTCCAGACCCTGTTTCCGCCGCTGTCGGACATCGCCACCTGGTCGGGCTGGCTGGCGCTGGTCCTGATGATGGTCTTTCTGGCCCCGAGCTTTCACTTTTTTGGCCGGCCCGACTACGAACGCTGGAAGCTCGTCCACCGCCTGGCCGGGCCTGCCGTGATCCTGGCGCTGGTTCATACTTTCTACTTCTCGCGCACCATGCCCGGATGGGCCGATGTGGCCATCTGGTCGGCATTTGCCGCACTGGCGGTCGGTGCCGTGGTCTGGCGCTTCGTGTTCTCGCGCCGCATCGGTCGCCTGAGCTATCGGGTCAGCGCGCTCGACAAGCCGGCCAACAATGTGGTCGAACTGACGCTCGAGCCAGGCAAGCGCAGACTGGAGTACCAGGCGGGCAACTTCGTCTACCTCGCGCCTTTCGATCGGGAGCTCGACGACGGCTACGCCGAGGAGCACCCCTACACGCTGTCCTCCTCGCCCCGCGAGAAACAGCTGCGCATCGCCATCAAGGATCTGGGCGACGCCAGTCGCGCCATCCAGGACATCCGGGTCGGCTCGAAGGTGACTGTCGAGGGCCCCTACGGCCGATTCTTCAAGAGTCCGGATCGAATCAAGATCCCGGAGTTTTGGGTCGCCGGCGGCATCGGCATCACCCCGTTCCTGGCCCGTATGCGCCACCTCAAGGCCCTGGAGGAACCAGCCAACGCCCACCTGGTGTTCTGCGTTCAGGACGAGGCACGCGCCATCTTCCTGGAAGAACTGACCGAGCTGGCCGAATCCCTGCCCGACTTTCACCTGCACATGCACTACTTCTACCAGCAAGGGCCGATCAGCCAGCAATACCTTGAATCAGCCTGCCCCGACCTTGCTACTCGCGAGATCTACATTTGCGGCCCGACACCGCTCAATCACCTTATCCAGCGCCATGCCCGAGCTGCCGGCGTGCCGCTGGCAAGAATTCATACCGAGGAGTTTGAACTGCTATGA
- a CDS encoding amidohydrolase family protein translates to MYRTITLILMAAGVGQALAAEPVLRQPSTDVFAISGVRIVTSPGQVIESGTVVVRDGVIEAVGSDVDVPADATVHEHDPEEAALTLYPGLIDAYVPVAFASDDDDGNNDDDEEAETYRPGQYPHPLITPGRTMTSKRWPADKVEALRNAGFTMAVLVPEQGLVRGRSALVSLGEGSFGANVIEPELFQHVSLNARMSGRHFPSSLMGGMALLRQAFMDARWQAEARSVWRDNPGQRRPEFLEGVEPLESVLAGDVPVVFDADDMLDSLRVAGLVEEFGLSAWIVGHGSEYQRLDSLAAVGLGQILPLDFPSAPDVDEDAEREVSLQELRHWHNAPENPSRVLESGLDMLLTSHPHSSPGNLFEHLEKAIERGLDADRALAALTTGPAEVLGIADRAGRLEAGYMANFLLVEDDLFVASPTIREVWVDGRRHLLREMEPPEVEPAGQWDIELIVAGMGSIDASLTLRGEAPTLSGSMEIMGTNLPLSEARVSGSRLDLRIDGSRLGMPGSFNMYMDIEDDRGRGAGSSPQGDFNVRGRRTGDPDQEDSA, encoded by the coding sequence TTGTACAGAACAATAACTCTTATATTGATGGCCGCTGGTGTCGGCCAGGCGCTGGCGGCCGAGCCGGTGTTGCGTCAGCCGTCCACGGATGTCTTCGCCATCTCCGGCGTTCGCATCGTGACCTCACCCGGGCAAGTCATCGAGTCAGGCACCGTGGTGGTGCGTGATGGTGTGATCGAAGCGGTGGGTTCGGATGTCGACGTGCCGGCTGATGCCACGGTTCATGAGCACGATCCCGAGGAAGCGGCGCTGACGCTGTATCCCGGCCTGATTGATGCATATGTCCCCGTTGCCTTCGCCAGCGACGATGATGATGGCAACAACGATGATGACGAGGAAGCCGAGACGTATCGTCCCGGACAATATCCGCACCCGCTGATTACACCGGGCCGCACGATGACCTCGAAGCGCTGGCCGGCCGACAAGGTCGAGGCGCTGCGCAATGCCGGATTCACCATGGCCGTGCTCGTACCCGAGCAGGGGCTGGTTCGTGGCCGCAGTGCCCTGGTCAGCCTGGGCGAAGGCAGTTTTGGTGCCAATGTCATCGAGCCCGAGCTGTTCCAGCATGTGTCGCTCAACGCTCGCATGTCCGGCCGGCATTTCCCCAGTTCGCTGATGGGGGGCATGGCCCTGCTACGTCAGGCGTTCATGGATGCCCGCTGGCAGGCCGAGGCACGCTCGGTCTGGCGCGACAATCCGGGTCAGCGCCGGCCCGAGTTTCTGGAAGGCGTGGAGCCGCTGGAAAGTGTGCTGGCCGGTGATGTGCCGGTGGTATTCGATGCCGATGACATGCTCGACAGCCTGCGCGTTGCCGGTCTGGTCGAAGAGTTTGGCCTGTCGGCCTGGATAGTCGGCCATGGCAGCGAGTACCAGCGTCTGGACAGCCTGGCCGCAGTTGGCCTGGGGCAGATCCTGCCGCTGGACTTTCCCTCGGCCCCGGACGTGGACGAGGATGCCGAGCGCGAGGTCAGCCTGCAGGAGCTCAGGCACTGGCACAACGCCCCGGAGAACCCTTCACGGGTGCTGGAGTCGGGCCTGGACATGCTGTTGACCTCGCATCCGCACAGCAGCCCCGGCAATCTGTTCGAGCATCTGGAGAAAGCCATCGAGCGCGGACTGGACGCTGACCGCGCATTGGCCGCCCTGACCACGGGTCCGGCCGAGGTGCTGGGCATTGCCGACCGTGCCGGTCGGCTAGAAGCCGGATACATGGCCAACTTCCTGCTGGTCGAGGACGACCTGTTCGTGGCATCGCCGACGATTCGAGAAGTCTGGGTCGATGGCCGTCGCCACCTGTTGCGCGAAATGGAACCGCCCGAAGTCGAGCCGGCCGGACAGTGGGACATCGAGCTTATCGTGGCGGGCATGGGGAGCATTGACGCATCCCTGACCCTGCGCGGCGAAGCGCCGACCTTGTCGGGCAGCATGGAGATCATGGGCACCAACCTGCCGTTGTCGGAAGCCCGGGTATCGGGCAGCCGACTGGATTTGCGCATTGATGGCTCGCGCCTGGGCATGCCCGGTTCGTTCAACATGTACATGGATATCGAGGACGATCGCGGTCGGGGTGCCGGTTCCAGTCCGCAAGGTGATTTCAATGTTCGCGGCCGCCGAACCGGCGATCCGGACCAGGAGGACTCGGCATGA
- a CDS encoding amidohydrolase family protein, with protein sequence MKKMKLLVLTLAVAMGPGLAGAHDIEAWNSPVPEQPDHVLIRNATVWTADEAGILENTDILIRRGEIRRIGEDLRAPRGSVEIDAEGRHVTPGLIDAHSHAAMLGGVNEMSLISTAMVEARDIVDADSINIYRQMAGGLTTMHLMHGSANAIGGQNVIAKLRWGADPADMIIDDAPGTIKFALGENPKQSNWQPDTLRYPQTRHGVAQVIDEKFQMARDYAEQHEAHTGRAARNRVPPRRDLEMEALVAILEGDIEVHSHGYRADEFLALMRTAEAHDFRIKAFHHVLEGYKVADEIAEHGAGASTFSDWWGFKYEARDAIPYNAALMHDRGVQVSINSDNPELARRMNLEVAKAVRYGNMDEHEALKMVTANAADQLGIGHRTGRLREGLDADLVIWSDHPLSVYSRPDQTWIDGRAYFDRERDLQQREAWEAERQELIALVRESENGEDDDEEQADDDEVPDEDEPGMQVFRQIMGGA encoded by the coding sequence ATGAAAAAGATGAAGTTGCTTGTATTGACTCTTGCCGTGGCCATGGGGCCGGGACTGGCCGGCGCTCACGACATCGAGGCCTGGAACAGCCCTGTGCCGGAGCAGCCCGATCATGTGCTGATTCGCAATGCCACGGTCTGGACCGCCGATGAGGCGGGCATACTGGAGAACACTGACATCCTGATCCGTCGTGGTGAGATTCGACGCATAGGTGAGGACCTGCGCGCTCCCCGCGGCAGTGTCGAGATCGATGCCGAGGGCCGTCATGTCACGCCCGGCTTGATCGACGCCCACTCGCATGCCGCCATGCTCGGCGGCGTCAACGAGATGTCGCTGATCAGCACGGCCATGGTCGAGGCCAGGGACATCGTCGATGCCGACTCAATCAATATCTACCGACAGATGGCCGGTGGCTTGACCACCATGCACCTGATGCATGGTTCGGCCAATGCCATTGGTGGTCAGAATGTCATTGCCAAGCTGCGCTGGGGCGCCGACCCGGCCGACATGATCATCGACGACGCGCCGGGTACCATCAAGTTCGCGCTGGGCGAGAACCCGAAGCAGAGCAACTGGCAGCCGGACACGCTGCGCTATCCGCAGACCCGCCACGGGGTGGCCCAGGTCATTGACGAGAAGTTCCAGATGGCGCGTGATTATGCCGAGCAGCACGAGGCGCACACCGGGCGTGCCGCCCGCAATCGTGTGCCGCCGCGCCGCGATCTGGAAATGGAAGCCCTGGTCGCCATTCTCGAAGGTGACATCGAGGTGCACTCTCATGGCTATCGCGCCGACGAGTTTCTGGCGCTGATGCGGACCGCCGAGGCGCATGACTTCCGCATCAAGGCGTTCCATCACGTACTGGAAGGTTACAAGGTGGCCGACGAGATCGCCGAGCATGGCGCCGGCGCGTCGACCTTTTCCGACTGGTGGGGCTTCAAGTACGAGGCACGCGATGCCATTCCCTATAACGCGGCACTGATGCACGATCGCGGTGTGCAGGTGAGCATCAATTCCGACAACCCGGAGCTGGCCCGTCGCATGAACCTGGAAGTGGCCAAGGCCGTGCGCTACGGCAATATGGACGAGCATGAGGCGCTGAAGATGGTGACCGCCAACGCCGCCGATCAGCTCGGCATCGGGCACCGAACCGGCCGTCTGCGGGAAGGCCTGGATGCCGACCTGGTGATCTGGAGCGATCACCCGCTGTCGGTCTACAGCCGTCCCGATCAGACCTGGATTGATGGTCGTGCCTATTTCGACCGCGAACGCGACCTGCAGCAGCGCGAGGCATGGGAGGCCGAGCGTCAGGAACTGATTGCACTGGTCCGCGAAAGCGAGAACGGCGAGGATGACGATGAAGAGCAAGCCGATGATGATGAAGTGCCGGACGAGGATGAGCCCGGCATGCAGGTCTTCCGCCAGATCATGGGGGGTGCCTGA
- a CDS encoding amidohydrolase family protein, protein MSRIAIALLLASGLAGPLKAETVAYVGATVHPVSGDAIEDGILLVRDGRIEDIGADVEIPDDARTEDLSGLHLYPGLIHAGTVLGLTEISSVPGTQDTTEMGQVNAAIRAEVAVNHDSMLFAPNVAGGLLTAHVVPQGGLIRGTSAAISLSGWNWEEMTLAAPVGMHVAFPRSAAENEDDDDLSLIDEVLDQARSWSRAMTAWRDGNASRPRNNDQYAALEPVLEGEVPVFLHTQGERDMNAALDWANRQGFERIVLVGGPDLQHLADRLALEDIPAILNSVYTMPPRAWEPYDEAYVAASNLAEAGVRFAITDGGSAFNAGNARHITFQAGMAAAFGLDSETALKTVTLWPAEIIGMGEELGSLETGKRATFFAATGDALEVTTQIQRAWIDGEEYDLSRDRQRQLYERYRERPRR, encoded by the coding sequence ATGTCGAGAATTGCTATTGCCCTGTTGCTGGCATCGGGACTGGCCGGCCCGCTCAAGGCTGAAACCGTGGCCTACGTGGGCGCCACCGTGCACCCGGTCAGCGGTGATGCCATAGAGGACGGCATCCTGCTGGTTCGCGACGGTCGTATTGAAGACATTGGCGCGGACGTTGAGATTCCGGATGACGCACGGACCGAAGACCTGTCCGGCCTGCACCTGTATCCCGGCCTGATTCATGCCGGCACCGTGCTGGGCCTGACCGAGATCTCGTCCGTGCCCGGTACCCAGGACACCACGGAGATGGGCCAGGTCAATGCCGCCATCCGTGCCGAGGTAGCCGTCAATCATGACTCCATGCTGTTTGCGCCCAATGTGGCCGGTGGCTTGCTGACAGCCCACGTGGTGCCGCAGGGTGGCCTGATTCGAGGCACCTCGGCGGCCATCAGCCTGTCGGGCTGGAACTGGGAGGAAATGACCCTGGCCGCGCCGGTGGGCATGCACGTGGCATTTCCGAGATCGGCGGCGGAGAACGAGGATGACGACGACCTGTCTTTGATCGATGAGGTGCTCGATCAGGCACGCTCCTGGTCACGGGCCATGACGGCCTGGCGTGACGGCAATGCATCGCGTCCGCGCAACAACGACCAGTACGCGGCGCTCGAGCCGGTGCTGGAAGGCGAGGTGCCGGTCTTCCTGCACACCCAGGGCGAGCGTGACATGAATGCCGCGCTGGACTGGGCGAATCGTCAGGGTTTCGAGCGGATCGTGCTGGTCGGCGGGCCCGACCTGCAGCACCTGGCCGACCGCCTGGCGCTGGAAGACATTCCGGCCATTCTCAACAGCGTGTATACCATGCCGCCGAGAGCCTGGGAGCCCTATGACGAGGCGTACGTGGCGGCCAGTAACCTGGCCGAGGCCGGCGTTCGTTTTGCCATCACCGACGGAGGTTCGGCCTTCAATGCAGGAAACGCCCGCCACATCACCTTCCAGGCAGGCATGGCCGCCGCTTTCGGCCTGGATTCTGAAACGGCCTTGAAGACTGTGACGTTGTGGCCGGCCGAGATCATCGGCATGGGCGAAGAGCTGGGCTCACTGGAAACCGGCAAACGCGCCACCTTCTTTGCCGCCACCGGCGATGCATTGGAGGTCACCACCCAGATCCAGCGCGCCTGGATCGATGGCGAGGAATATGACCTGAGCCGTGATCGCCAGCGCCAGCTTTACGAACGGTATCGGGAGCGTCCGAGACGATAA
- a CDS encoding PQQ-dependent sugar dehydrogenase encodes MKLPRLSLALLFFLLSAASTADDLQIESIASGLEHPWSIAFLPDGRMLVTERAGRLRVIDADGQQLDNAISGVPEARVADQGGLMEVKLHPNFERNGWIYLSLAFTEPQGDGSAGTTRVVRGRIDGKHWVDNQIIFDAAPWRTQTVHYGGRMTFLDDHSLLISVGDGFDHREQAQKLDNHIGTIVRVHDDGRVPSDNPFVGKHCRQQNEEAWGEIFSYGHRNPQGLVFDVETGLIWSHEHGPSGGDELNLIKPGKNYGWPLATHGIDYSGARISPWKTRPDMVDPMIVWTPAIAPAGMSQYRGEMFPEWEGDLLIAGLVSRAIHRVRIDGETAEEVEILLDHLDRRLRDVQVGPDGALYVLTDEKKGEVLRVIP; translated from the coding sequence ATGAAATTGCCACGTCTTTCCCTTGCCCTTCTCTTCTTCCTGCTGTCGGCCGCGTCCACCGCCGACGACCTTCAGATCGAATCGATAGCCAGTGGCCTGGAGCACCCGTGGTCCATTGCCTTTCTACCCGACGGGCGCATGCTGGTCACCGAACGCGCCGGCCGCCTGCGCGTGATCGATGCAGACGGACAGCAACTGGACAACGCCATCTCGGGCGTGCCCGAAGCCCGGGTGGCCGACCAGGGCGGCCTGATGGAAGTCAAGCTGCATCCGAATTTCGAGCGCAACGGCTGGATCTATCTGAGTCTGGCATTCACTGAACCACAAGGCGATGGCAGCGCCGGCACCACCCGGGTTGTGAGAGGGCGCATCGACGGCAAGCACTGGGTCGACAACCAGATCATCTTCGACGCCGCCCCCTGGCGAACACAAACTGTTCATTACGGCGGACGCATGACCTTCCTGGATGATCACAGCCTGCTGATTTCCGTCGGTGACGGCTTCGACCACCGCGAACAGGCCCAGAAACTGGACAACCATATCGGCACGATCGTGCGGGTGCATGACGATGGCCGCGTCCCGTCCGACAACCCCTTTGTCGGAAAACACTGCCGGCAGCAGAACGAGGAGGCCTGGGGCGAAATATTCAGCTATGGCCACCGCAACCCGCAAGGCCTGGTCTTCGACGTCGAAACCGGCCTGATCTGGTCACACGAACACGGACCGAGCGGCGGCGACGAACTCAACCTGATCAAGCCGGGCAAGAACTACGGCTGGCCGCTGGCCACCCACGGCATCGACTACTCCGGCGCTCGCATCAGCCCATGGAAGACACGACCGGACATGGTCGATCCAATGATCGTCTGGACACCGGCCATCGCCCCGGCCGGCATGAGCCAGTACCGCGGCGAAATGTTTCCCGAATGGGAAGGCGACCTGCTGATCGCCGGCCTGGTCAGCCGCGCCATCCACCGCGTACGCATCGACGGCGAAACAGCCGAGGAAGTCGAGATCCTGCTAGACCACCTAGACCGCCGCCTGCGCGACGTGCAGGTCGGCCCGGACGGAGCGCTTTACGTACTGACGGATGAGAAAAAGGGGGAGGTTTTGAGGGTAATCCCCTGA